The following are encoded in a window of Limibacter armeniacum genomic DNA:
- the alaS gene encoding alanine--tRNA ligase — protein MDAKTIRKNFLDFFQEKQHEIVPSAPLVVKNDPTLMFTNAGMNQFKDYFLGNKTAETTRVADTQKCLRVSGKHNDLEEVGIDTYHHTMFEMLGNWSFGDYFKEEAIAWAWELLTKRFDLPKDRMYVTVFEGDSSDGLEADNEAAEFWKKHIEEDRIIFASKKDNFWEMGDQGPCGPCSEIHIDLRDETEVSKVSGKSLVNEDHPLVVEIWNLVFMQFNRKADGSLEPLPAKHVDTGMGFERLAMAIQGKKSNYDTDVFQPMIQFLAKKAGKEYGKDEKTDIAIRVIADHIRAITFAIADGQLPSNNKAGYVIRRILRRAVRYGYTFLGFEEPFMYQLVDILADQFKEVFPEVVAQQDLIEKVIKQEEAAFLRTLDKGLRILNDLMESNQSSKVIPGKEAFELYDTYGFPFDLTSLIARENDFSVDEKGFNEAMTEQKNRSRAAAVSEKSDWTVVHPGDEVNFVGYDSTTASAQILRYREVTEKKKTIFQLVLDNTPFYPEGGGQVGDKGILISGDEKVAIFDTKKENDLIIHYANKLPSDLESEVFCQVNEDARRLTENNHSATHLLHAALKEVLGDHVAQKGSLVNDKVLRFDFSHFQKVTEEEIAAIEKRVNEKIRENIQLNEQRNTPIEEAKAMGATALFGEKYGDSVRVITFDKDYSIELCGGTHVPATGKIGLFKIVTETSVAAGVRRIEAITADAAEAYVNEQLNLLAEIKALLKNPKDLVKSVSDMSDEKAALSKEVEKLRNKELQSVKAEIAKSAEVKDGFNFIAQKVEVPNAQLLKQLAYDLKAVVDNMFLVLAADIEGKPQIAVMIDEELVKSKDLHAGKIVKELAKEIRGGGGGQPFFATAGGSDISGLDAVVAKAKELV, from the coding sequence ATGGATGCAAAAACGATAAGGAAGAATTTCCTCGATTTTTTTCAGGAAAAACAGCATGAGATTGTGCCATCCGCACCACTGGTAGTGAAAAATGACCCGACACTGATGTTTACAAATGCGGGGATGAACCAGTTTAAGGACTATTTTCTAGGCAACAAGACAGCTGAAACAACTAGAGTAGCAGATACACAAAAATGTCTTCGAGTATCTGGTAAGCACAACGACCTTGAGGAAGTAGGTATCGATACCTACCACCACACCATGTTTGAAATGCTGGGTAACTGGTCATTTGGTGACTACTTTAAAGAAGAGGCCATAGCCTGGGCGTGGGAGTTGCTTACGAAACGTTTTGACCTACCTAAAGACCGCATGTACGTTACTGTATTTGAAGGTGACAGCAGTGATGGGCTTGAGGCTGATAATGAAGCAGCTGAATTCTGGAAAAAACATATCGAGGAAGACAGAATCATTTTTGCATCCAAAAAAGATAATTTCTGGGAAATGGGTGATCAGGGCCCGTGTGGACCTTGTTCAGAAATCCACATCGACTTAAGAGATGAAACTGAAGTATCAAAAGTTTCAGGTAAATCTCTAGTAAATGAGGACCACCCATTGGTAGTGGAAATCTGGAACCTTGTATTCATGCAATTCAACAGAAAGGCAGACGGTTCACTTGAGCCACTTCCTGCCAAACACGTGGATACAGGTATGGGCTTTGAACGTCTGGCAATGGCGATTCAGGGTAAGAAATCCAACTACGATACAGACGTATTCCAACCAATGATTCAGTTCCTAGCGAAGAAAGCAGGAAAAGAATACGGTAAGGATGAGAAAACGGATATTGCTATCCGTGTAATTGCTGACCACATCAGAGCAATCACGTTTGCGATTGCGGACGGACAGTTACCATCCAACAACAAAGCTGGCTATGTGATCAGACGTATCCTGAGAAGAGCTGTACGTTATGGTTACACTTTCCTTGGTTTTGAGGAGCCATTTATGTACCAACTTGTGGACATTCTTGCTGACCAGTTCAAGGAAGTTTTCCCTGAGGTTGTAGCACAGCAAGACCTAATTGAAAAGGTAATCAAGCAAGAAGAAGCTGCTTTCCTTAGAACACTTGACAAAGGTCTGCGTATCCTGAATGATTTGATGGAGAGCAACCAATCGTCAAAAGTAATCCCAGGTAAAGAAGCTTTTGAACTTTACGATACTTATGGCTTTCCATTTGACCTGACTTCACTGATTGCGCGTGAAAACGATTTTAGTGTAGACGAAAAAGGCTTTAATGAAGCGATGACAGAACAGAAAAACCGTTCAAGAGCAGCGGCTGTTTCTGAGAAAAGTGACTGGACTGTAGTGCACCCTGGCGATGAAGTAAACTTTGTAGGGTACGATTCAACTACGGCATCCGCTCAAATTTTGAGATACCGTGAGGTAACTGAAAAGAAAAAGACGATTTTCCAACTGGTATTGGACAACACGCCATTCTACCCTGAAGGTGGTGGACAAGTTGGTGATAAAGGTATCCTGATTTCAGGTGATGAAAAAGTTGCCATTTTCGATACGAAAAAGGAAAATGACCTGATTATTCATTATGCCAACAAGCTACCTTCTGACTTGGAAAGCGAAGTGTTCTGCCAAGTGAATGAAGATGCTAGAAGGCTGACTGAAAACAATCACTCTGCAACTCACTTGCTACATGCTGCTTTGAAAGAGGTATTGGGTGACCATGTAGCCCAAAAGGGTTCATTGGTAAACGACAAGGTACTTCGTTTCGACTTCTCTCACTTCCAAAAAGTGACAGAGGAAGAAATTGCTGCAATCGAAAAAAGAGTGAATGAAAAGATCCGTGAAAACATCCAACTGAACGAGCAACGCAATACGCCTATTGAAGAAGCGAAAGCAATGGGTGCTACAGCTCTGTTCGGAGAGAAATACGGTGACAGCGTTCGTGTAATTACATTCGACAAGGATTACTCTATTGAACTTTGTGGTGGTACACACGTTCCTGCTACAGGCAAAATCGGTCTATTCAAGATAGTTACTGAAACTTCTGTAGCAGCTGGTGTAAGACGTATCGAAGCAATTACAGCTGATGCGGCAGAGGCTTATGTAAATGAGCAACTAAACCTACTTGCTGAAATCAAGGCGCTACTGAAAAACCCGAAAGACCTTGTTAAGTCTGTTTCGGATATGTCAGATGAAAAGGCTGCCTTGAGTAAAGAAGTAGAGAAGCTACGTAATAAAGAACTTCAGTCAGTAAAAGCTGAGATTGCCAAAAGTGCAGAAGTAAAAGACGGCTTCAACTTTATTGCTCAAAAAGTAGAGGTACCTAATGCACAACTGTTAAAACAATTGGCTTACGACCTGAAAGCAGTTGTGGACAACATGTTCTTGGTACTTGCAGCAGATATCGAAGGCAAACCTCAGATTGCCGTGATGATTGATGAGGAACTGGTAAAATCTAAAGACCTTCATGCTGGTAAGATTGTAAAAGAACTAGCCAAGGAAATCAGAGGCGGTGGTGGCGGCCAGCCATTCTTCGCTACTGCAGGTGGTAGTGACATCAGCGGACTCGACGCAGTTGTTGCGAAAGCCAAAGAATTGGTCTAA
- the ald gene encoding alanine dehydrogenase has translation MIIGVPKEIKNNENRVALTPAGAQELVKRGHTVYVQSTAGKGSGFPDEEYVAAGAKILSSIEETYAIAEMIMKVKEPIEPEYELIKEDQLLFTYFHFASYEPLTKAMIDRKAVCLAYETVEKADRSLPLLVPMSEVAGRMATNQGAKFLEKPMGGRGILMGGVPGVKPAKVLVIGGGIVGTQAAKMAAGLGADVTIMDISLPRLRELDDIMPANVKTLMSSEYNIRAEIKEADLVIGAVLIPGAKAPHLITREMLKDMKESAVLVDVAVDQGGCFETTKPTTHAEPVYEVDGILHYCVANMPGAVPYTSTLALTNATLPYAIELAGKGWEQACKDNAELKKGLNIIKGDVVYKAVADAFDLEYKPLEL, from the coding sequence ATGATTATTGGTGTTCCTAAAGAAATTAAGAACAATGAAAACCGTGTGGCACTGACTCCAGCAGGTGCACAAGAACTGGTAAAAAGAGGACATACTGTCTATGTACAATCTACTGCGGGTAAAGGCAGTGGTTTTCCGGATGAGGAATACGTTGCAGCAGGTGCTAAGATCCTTTCTTCAATTGAAGAAACGTATGCTATTGCTGAAATGATCATGAAGGTGAAAGAGCCTATTGAGCCTGAGTATGAGTTGATCAAAGAAGATCAGTTGCTATTCACTTACTTCCACTTTGCATCATATGAGCCACTAACAAAGGCAATGATTGATCGTAAGGCGGTTTGCTTGGCTTATGAAACTGTTGAGAAAGCTGACAGAAGCTTGCCTCTATTGGTTCCTATGTCTGAGGTAGCTGGTAGAATGGCTACTAACCAAGGTGCTAAATTCTTGGAGAAACCTATGGGAGGTCGTGGTATCTTGATGGGTGGCGTTCCAGGTGTTAAGCCTGCAAAAGTTTTGGTAATTGGTGGTGGTATCGTAGGTACCCAGGCTGCTAAGATGGCAGCAGGACTTGGTGCTGATGTTACGATCATGGATATCAGCTTGCCTAGATTGAGAGAACTTGATGATATCATGCCTGCAAATGTTAAGACTCTGATGTCTTCGGAGTACAACATCAGAGCAGAAATTAAAGAAGCTGATTTGGTGATTGGTGCGGTACTGATCCCTGGAGCTAAAGCGCCTCACTTGATTACAAGAGAGATGCTGAAAGATATGAAAGAAAGTGCAGTGCTTGTTGACGTTGCTGTTGACCAAGGAGGTTGTTTTGAAACAACAAAACCAACAACACATGCTGAGCCAGTATATGAAGTAGACGGTATCCTGCATTACTGTGTAGCAAACATGCCAGGTGCAGTTCCTTACACTTCAACTCTTGCTTTGACTAACGCTACATTGCCATACGCAATTGAGCTAGCAGGAAAAGGCTGGGAGCAGGCTTGTAAAGATAATGCAGAGCTTAAAAAAGGTCTTAATATCATCAAAGGTGATGTTGTTTACAAGGCTGTTGCAGACGCATTTGACTTGGAGTACAAGCCATTGGAGCTGTAA
- a CDS encoding OmpA family protein, with product MFCRDRKICFASLLLSIFGTILVSHISHAQTKQEKAAIEALFNKKFEIAEQSLRKAMATDTSSTIACYALAKTLYEKEQNLKSIEAYEVRFKDFQPYFDMLSEAFTLSKVAAKMYADLSDQDKATVRQSISSSDTEVTGYLSSRIEKEAYFLIYNAPYRRNTAQLYSTGIYNRTTDAERVMGLREELIRQCGDYLVDYPNSPYYKRVQLLRKEILEEYTQIKSLRQYGERDGQLYEKYCKDIIALYTPDELQHIVPEFYTAEYEFDARFKSRSTSYQKLKTFAEKEGYSILEVLCKLNIHYNGCDGTNDALYDRFIRTLAPADIAYIAVQRKAKKDIDNKDYKSAAKTFHTYQPLFPKKKKLFSKTIQLLMEQDQPHVLKNLGASINSIAKDFQPVITLDGEELFFARKTADTGEDVFYSQKNEDGSWSAAKPLSHNINSKSHEIPLGVTTDKQTLLLYGNYSNLPRFSYVNGTEKQLGKGDFYYAQKDSSDNWGGLNVFTNPINTPHYEAGLSMTADGQALFFCSDRPGAVGGHNPNYPSDKLYYHGSGEFNLDIYVSVKKADGTWGTPINLGEVINTPFAEKNPYLHPDMQTLYFCSDGHYGLGGYDIYMSKRLDPNSWTAWSEPINLGKSINSTGNDAFYLTPTGESALVVSAGQHDSFGKEDIYEVSIPKEKRPAPIVFVPGKITDNKGIPIRTNIHLIDPEDTLNVKKIPTNSDGTFLLMLEPGKDYFYYPEKDWYFSSGVDINLTVTRNPLILKRNKLQLTSLKPSDKDKTPLVLKTLHFDTDSDVIRPDSFIDLNRLANYIKAHPSLRIKIVGHTDNVAEDDFNLDLSERRAAAVKNYLVDKGCEEQHLIVSGFGESRPIATNDTSEGRQLNRRVEFIVLNE from the coding sequence ATGTTTTGTAGAGATCGGAAAATTTGCTTTGCATCGCTTTTGCTTTCCATTTTCGGGACTATTTTAGTCTCACATATTTCTCATGCCCAAACCAAGCAGGAAAAAGCAGCGATAGAAGCACTTTTCAACAAGAAATTTGAAATAGCTGAACAAAGCCTTCGTAAAGCAATGGCTACTGACACTTCCAGTACTATTGCCTGTTATGCATTAGCCAAGACACTTTACGAAAAGGAACAAAACCTGAAATCTATCGAAGCTTATGAGGTTCGCTTCAAAGACTTCCAGCCATATTTTGATATGCTCTCAGAAGCATTCACGCTAAGTAAAGTGGCGGCCAAAATGTATGCGGATCTCTCTGATCAGGATAAGGCGACTGTAAGGCAAAGTATTTCTTCCTCTGACACGGAAGTGACCGGCTACCTCTCCTCTCGAATTGAAAAGGAAGCTTATTTTTTGATCTATAATGCTCCCTACCGCAGAAACACTGCCCAACTGTACAGTACAGGTATTTATAACCGAACAACAGATGCCGAAAGGGTCATGGGACTTCGGGAAGAACTTATACGCCAGTGTGGTGATTACTTGGTGGATTACCCTAACTCTCCGTACTACAAAAGAGTCCAACTACTCAGAAAAGAAATTCTGGAAGAATACACCCAAATCAAATCACTCAGGCAATATGGGGAACGTGATGGACAGCTATACGAGAAATACTGCAAAGACATAATAGCGCTTTATACCCCTGATGAGCTTCAACATATTGTCCCTGAATTTTATACAGCTGAATATGAATTTGACGCACGCTTCAAAAGCCGCTCTACCTCCTATCAAAAACTGAAGACTTTTGCCGAAAAAGAGGGATACAGCATTTTGGAGGTATTGTGTAAACTGAATATTCATTACAATGGGTGCGATGGGACAAATGACGCTCTTTACGATCGCTTTATTCGCACACTTGCTCCTGCTGACATAGCTTACATTGCGGTTCAGCGCAAAGCCAAAAAAGATATTGATAACAAGGACTATAAGTCAGCTGCAAAAACATTTCACACATACCAACCACTCTTCCCTAAAAAGAAAAAACTCTTCAGTAAAACCATACAACTCCTGATGGAGCAAGATCAACCACATGTACTGAAAAACCTTGGTGCATCTATCAACAGTATTGCCAAGGATTTTCAACCTGTCATCACATTGGATGGAGAAGAACTTTTCTTCGCTCGTAAAACAGCCGATACAGGGGAAGACGTTTTCTATTCACAAAAAAATGAAGACGGATCATGGAGCGCAGCAAAGCCATTATCCCATAATATAAATTCCAAATCACATGAAATCCCGCTTGGTGTCACCACTGACAAGCAAACCTTGTTACTTTATGGTAACTATAGTAACCTTCCTCGCTTTTCTTATGTAAATGGAACCGAAAAGCAGCTTGGGAAAGGTGATTTCTACTACGCTCAAAAAGATTCTTCAGATAATTGGGGAGGCTTGAATGTGTTCACCAATCCGATCAACACACCACACTACGAAGCTGGCTTGAGCATGACTGCTGATGGTCAAGCTTTATTCTTCTGTTCAGATCGTCCAGGTGCTGTAGGTGGGCACAATCCCAACTACCCTTCTGATAAGCTATATTACCACGGCTCCGGTGAGTTCAATCTGGATATTTATGTATCTGTCAAAAAAGCTGACGGGACTTGGGGCACTCCTATCAACCTTGGAGAGGTAATCAATACACCTTTTGCAGAAAAGAACCCATACCTACATCCTGATATGCAAACCCTCTATTTTTGCTCTGATGGACATTACGGATTAGGAGGATATGACATTTACATGTCCAAACGCTTAGACCCTAATTCTTGGACAGCTTGGAGTGAGCCAATTAATTTAGGAAAGAGTATTAACAGCACAGGTAATGATGCCTTTTACCTCACTCCTACAGGTGAGTCTGCATTGGTTGTATCTGCAGGGCAACACGACAGTTTTGGCAAAGAAGATATTTATGAGGTCAGTATTCCAAAAGAGAAGCGCCCTGCTCCAATTGTATTTGTTCCTGGTAAAATCACAGATAACAAAGGCATTCCTATAAGAACCAATATTCACTTAATTGATCCAGAGGATACCCTTAACGTTAAAAAGATCCCTACCAATAGCGACGGAACTTTCCTACTGATGCTAGAACCTGGTAAAGACTATTTCTATTATCCTGAAAAAGACTGGTACTTCAGCAGTGGTGTTGACATCAACCTGACTGTAACCAGAAATCCTCTTATCCTTAAGCGAAATAAGCTACAGCTAACGTCTCTTAAGCCTTCTGATAAGGACAAGACACCTCTCGTCCTCAAAACGCTCCATTTCGATACGGATTCAGACGTTATCAGGCCTGATTCTTTCATTGACCTCAACAGGCTAGCCAATTATATCAAGGCACACCCTTCTCTACGCATCAAGATCGTTGGCCATACAGATAATGTTGCCGAGGATGACTTCAACTTGGACCTATCTGAACGAAGAGCTGCAGCCGTCAAAAATTACCTTGTTGACAAAGGATGTGAAGAACAGCACCTTATTGTTTCAGGTTTTGGAGAAAGCAGACCAATCGCTACGAATGATACTTCAGAAGGACGACAACTCAACAGGCGTGTTGAGTTTATCGTATTGAACGAATAG
- a CDS encoding M23 family metallopeptidase, translating into MAKIKYYYDTETCRYERIRTSNFDIIINGIGILFLCSVFGFIFSLVYDKYFPSAEEARLRKENDELLYQYELLDDEVQEANQVLAMLQDRDNNIYRVIFEADPIPSEVRTAGVGGSQKYQDLLDKKLSREDLITSSFEKIDNLKRQMYIQTKSYDDITELALNKAEMLSSIPAIQPVDNKNLKRLASGFGMRFHPILKVRKLHTGIDFSADKGTPIYATGNGKVTMAKKSNSGYGWQIEIDHGFGYATKYAHMSKFHVKNGEKVVRGQLIGEVGNTGRSTAPHLHYEVVYKGKKVNPIKYFTKDITPDQYSKLLEQASVENQSLGY; encoded by the coding sequence ATGGCTAAGATCAAATATTACTACGATACGGAAACGTGTCGTTATGAGCGAATCAGAACATCAAACTTCGATATTATTATCAATGGTATAGGAATACTTTTTTTATGTTCTGTATTCGGTTTCATCTTTTCGCTGGTATACGATAAGTATTTCCCATCAGCAGAAGAGGCAAGACTTCGTAAAGAAAATGATGAGTTGTTATACCAATATGAGTTGTTGGATGACGAAGTACAGGAAGCCAACCAAGTCTTGGCGATGCTGCAAGACAGAGACAATAACATCTATCGCGTTATTTTTGAAGCAGATCCAATCCCTTCTGAAGTAAGAACGGCGGGTGTTGGCGGTAGCCAAAAATATCAAGACCTTTTGGATAAGAAGTTATCCAGAGAGGATCTTATCACGTCTTCTTTTGAAAAGATAGATAACCTGAAGAGACAAATGTATATCCAGACGAAATCGTATGATGATATTACAGAGTTGGCTTTAAATAAGGCTGAAATGCTCTCTTCAATTCCTGCGATTCAGCCAGTTGATAACAAGAACCTCAAAAGGTTGGCTTCTGGTTTTGGTATGCGATTCCACCCGATTCTGAAAGTTAGAAAACTTCATACAGGTATTGACTTCTCAGCAGATAAAGGAACTCCAATTTACGCTACGGGTAATGGTAAAGTCACAATGGCCAAAAAGTCAAACAGTGGATATGGCTGGCAAATTGAGATAGACCATGGCTTTGGTTATGCAACCAAATATGCTCACATGTCAAAATTCCATGTTAAGAATGGAGAGAAGGTTGTGAGAGGTCAGTTAATCGGGGAAGTAGGAAATACGGGTAGATCTACTGCACCGCACCTTCATTATGAAGTAGTTTATAAAGGAAAGAAAGTAAATCCTATCAAATACTTCACAAAAGACATTACGCCTGACCAGTACTCCAAACTTTTGGAGCAAGCATCAGTAGAAAACCAATCACTTGGTTACTAA
- the kynU gene encoding kynureninase: MNYQPTKAFAQQMDQQDKLSEFRDEFHIPLSNGKPSIYFCGNSLGAQPKSVETEIALQMENWRKLGVDGHFYGDTPWYSFHDKMAEKAAPVVGAKPHEVAIMNTLTVNLHLMMVTFYQPRPGKHKIMMEAGAFPSDQYAVESQVKFHGYDPEESIIELSPRDGEKLLRTEDIIEAINTHKDELALIMMGGINYYTGQVYDMAAIAEVGHKAGIYVGFDLAHIAGNVPVKLHDWDVDFAVWCTYKYMNSSPGGISGAFIHERFANNPDLPRFAGWWGHDKEERFLMEKGFKPVYGAEGWQLSNYPILLMAAHWASLQIFDKAGIDNLRAKSIEMTNYLEFLVNKINTEVKTDISIITPTDVNQRGCQLSLVFGQHGRKVFEMISEAGVICDWREPDVIRIAPVPLYNTFSEVLEFSEILKASLLKLEEALSAEVN, translated from the coding sequence ATGAACTACCAACCAACAAAAGCATTTGCTCAGCAAATGGACCAGCAAGATAAGTTATCGGAATTCAGAGATGAGTTTCATATCCCACTATCAAATGGAAAACCTTCCATTTATTTTTGTGGCAACTCCCTTGGCGCTCAGCCAAAAAGTGTTGAGACAGAAATAGCCCTCCAGATGGAAAACTGGCGTAAACTTGGTGTTGACGGACACTTCTATGGAGACACGCCATGGTATAGCTTTCATGATAAGATGGCTGAAAAGGCTGCTCCAGTAGTAGGAGCCAAACCTCATGAGGTTGCTATCATGAATACCTTGACGGTCAACCTGCACCTAATGATGGTTACGTTCTATCAGCCAAGGCCTGGAAAACATAAAATCATGATGGAAGCAGGGGCGTTTCCTTCAGATCAGTATGCTGTCGAGTCTCAGGTAAAGTTTCATGGATATGATCCTGAAGAATCAATTATAGAGTTAAGTCCTAGAGATGGTGAAAAATTACTTCGCACTGAGGATATCATCGAAGCTATCAATACACATAAAGATGAGCTTGCTCTGATCATGATGGGAGGTATAAACTATTATACAGGGCAGGTTTATGATATGGCAGCTATTGCGGAAGTAGGTCATAAAGCGGGTATTTATGTCGGTTTTGACCTTGCTCACATTGCAGGCAATGTACCTGTAAAACTCCATGATTGGGACGTTGACTTTGCTGTTTGGTGTACTTACAAGTACATGAACTCAAGCCCTGGAGGTATTTCAGGAGCATTTATCCACGAAAGATTTGCCAACAATCCAGACCTTCCAAGGTTTGCAGGTTGGTGGGGACATGACAAAGAAGAGCGATTCTTGATGGAAAAAGGGTTCAAGCCTGTATATGGTGCAGAAGGATGGCAATTAAGTAACTATCCAATCCTACTGATGGCAGCTCATTGGGCTTCCCTCCAAATTTTTGACAAAGCCGGTATAGATAATTTGAGAGCCAAAAGTATTGAGATGACCAACTATCTCGAATTTTTGGTCAACAAAATCAACACAGAAGTAAAAACTGATATTTCAATCATTACTCCAACCGATGTAAACCAAAGAGGTTGTCAACTTTCATTGGTATTTGGGCAGCATGGCAGAAAAGTTTTTGAGATGATATCAGAAGCAGGTGTCATTTGCGACTGGAGAGAACCTGACGTTATCAGAATTGCTCCTGTACCACTATACAACACCTTCAGTGAAGTTCTTGAGTTTTCAGAAATCCTGAAAGCCTCTTTATTGAAACTGGAAGAAGCATTAAGTGCAGAAGTAAATTAA